GCAGCGGGGCGCAGGTGCAGGTCAAGAGCGAGCGCCATGCCGAGACCTTTGACGCCGGCCTCAAGAGCTTCGTCAAAGAGGCGCAGATGCTGGCGCAGTTCGACCACCCGGCGCTGGTCAAGGTGTACCGCTTCTGGGAGGCCAACGGCTCGGCCTACATGGTGATGCCGTTCTACGAAGGCGTCACGCTGCGCGACCTGCTGCGCACGCGCAGCGAGCGGCCCGACGAGGCCACCATCCTGGGCTGGATCGGCCCGGTGGCCGACGCACTGGCGGTGATCCATGCCGAGCAGTGGTACCACCGCGACATCGCGCCCGACAACATCATGCTGCTGGCCGGCACCGGCCGGCCGCTGCTGCTCGACTTTGGCGCGGCGCGGCGGGTCATCGGCGACATGACGCAGGCGCTGACCGTGATCCTGAAACCCGGTTACGCCCCGGTGGAGCAGTACGCCGAGGTGCCGGGCATGAAGCAGGGCCCGTGGACCGATGTCTACGCGCTGGCCGCGGTGGCGCACTTTGCGGTGCGCGGGCGCACGCCGCCGCCGTCGGTGGGCCGTCTGCTGAACGACAGCTACGAGGCACTGGCCGGTGCCGCCTCGGGCCTGGCCGGCCGCTTCAGCGAGCGCTTTCTGGCGGCCATCGACCGCGCGCTGGCGGTGCGGCCCGACCAGCGCACGCCCGATGTCGGCACCTTCAAGCGCGAGCTGGGCCTGGGCGAGGCACCGGTGGCGCCGATGGCGGCCGCGGCCACGGCCCTGCCGCCGGGCCATGCGGCCCGCGGCAGCGATGGTGGCGCGGCCAGTGGCTTGGGCGTGCCGCTGCCGGGGGTGGCCACTGGCATGCCCACCCAGGCCGCGCTGGCGCCCACCGTGGCCGCCGGGCCGGTCACGGCCCTGCCGCCCACGGTGGTGATGCAGACCCCGCCGCCGGCGCATGCCGCGGCGCGGCCCGGCGGCCAGGCCGCCGCCGAGCCCGAGCCCGCGCCCGGCAGGGCCGCCGCCCGCCTGCCGGTGGCGGGCCTGGCCGCTGCCGCGCTGCTGCTGGCCGCCGGCGGTGCCTGGTGGGCGCTGCGGCCGGCCGCGCCGGTGGCCGGTGGGGCCGTGGCGGTGCCGGCCAGCACGGCAGGGCCGGCGCAGGCCGCGCCCGTGGCGCCACCTGGCGCGACGGCGGCCGGGGCTGAATCAACCGCTGCAGCGACCAATGCGACAAATCCGGCCAATTCGGCCAATGCAGGACAGGCGGCCAATGCGGCGCCCGCCGCTGCCGGCTTCGACATCGCGGCCGAGTTTGCCCGCGTGATGCAGGCGCAGACGCCGGGCTACGGCCTGGACGTATCGCTGGAAAAAAGCAGCCTGCGCATCGACCGCGACAAGCTGAGCTTTACCGTGCGCTCGTTGCAGGAAGGCCATGTCTATGTCTTCTACAACGGCGCCGACGGCCAGCTGCAGCAGCTCTATCCGAACGGCCTCACGCCGGCACCGCGCATCGCCAAGGGCGGCACGCTGAAGCTGCCGCAGGGCCGGCTCGACTTCAACGTGGCCGGCCCGGCCGGCGTCAGCCGCCTGCTGGTGATGGTGAGCCGCTGGCCACGCGACCATGGCGAGTACGGCCCGCGCGAGGACAACGGCTTTCGCAGCTTTCCCACCGGGGCGGCTGCGGCTGCCAAGCAGGCCGCGCACCGCGGCCCGCTGCCGCTGCTGGCCGGCAATGCGCAGTGCCCGCCGGGCGGCACCTGCGAAGACGCCTTTGGCGCCGCGATGACCACCTTCGACGTGGTGCCCTGACGCACCGCGCGCGCCGGCCGCTACCGGCCGGCCTCAGCGCAGGCTCGGCGGCGCCGGCCCGTGGGCGTTGGGCCCGGCCTGGCCGCGCTGCAGCGCAAACAGCAGCAGCACCGCGGTGCCCAGCACCGGCACCAGCCCCAGCAGCAGCCACCAGCCGCTGCGCCCGGTGTCGTGCAGGCGGCGCACTGCCACGCCCAGGGCGGGCAGCAGCACGGCCAGCGAGAACAGGCTCGAGAAAAGGCCCATGCCGGTGCTGGCATCGAGCTGCCCGGTGATGCCGTCGATGGCCGTCAGAAAGGCCGAGATCAGCAGGTAGAACAGCAGGAAGAAGCCGTACTCGCGGCGCGCCGCGCGACCGTGGAACACCGCGTAGCGCTGCAGCGAGTGCACGAACCAGTCCATGCGCGCTCAGGGCAGTTCGATGTCGGGTGGCGCGCTGATCACCGGCAGCGGCGCGGTCACCTGGGCCCAGGCCGCGGCGGGCGTCGCCGGCTCGGGCGGGCGGCTGGGGCGCTGCACCGGCCAGGCGAAGAACTGGTAGACCTCGTCGGCGCGGGCCAGGGTGTCGGCCTCGCCCAGCGCCATCAGCTCCTTCGTGAACGGCGCCTCGAACAGCAGGTAGCTGGCCAGCGCGGCACCGCGCGCATCGGGCCCCACGCCGCCCACGCCCACGCCGCGCAGCAGCGCACGCACGGGGGTGGGCAGGTTGTCGAGGTGGCGGGTGGCGATGTCGTCGATGCGCTGGCTGGGCGAGATCACCAGCGACTCCAGCGGCCGCAGTGGCGTGTCCTGGCGCACGCTGTCGGGCAGCAGGGCCAGCGTGCGGTTGATGCGCTGCATGCGCTCGATGTCGACCGTGAGCGCATCCAGAAAGATGCTCGACATGGCATGGCCGGCGATCTGCGCCAGGCTGGGGTAGTCGGCATCGGGATGGCGCGGCGCCTGGGCCGGCGGCTCGTGCATGCGGCCGGCGCCGATGATCAGCAGCCGTTCGGCGCCCAGGTGGATGGCCGGCGACAGCGGTGCGCTCTGGCGCATGCTGCCGTCGCCATACCAGCCGGCATGGCCGCCCGGCCCGGCCACGCGTGCGGCCGGAAAGATGAACGGGATGGCCGACGAGGCCAGCAGGTGCTCGATGCCGATCTGCTCGGTGGGCAGGGCGATGCGCTGCGAGCGCAGCCAGGGCTCGATGGGCTGCGCGGCGCTGTAGAAGGTGACGTGCTCGCCGGTGGAGTAGCTGGACGCGGTGACCGCCAGCGCGTGCAGCTGGCGCTGCTGCAGCAGCATCGGCAGGCGGTGCAGCGGCACGGCCTGCTGCAGCAGCTCGCCCAGCGGCGCGTTGTCGAGCAGCGAGCGCGGGCGCAGCTTGCGAAAGCGGGCGATCAGCCAGCCGGCCGACAGCATGGTGAGCCAGCGCGCGCCGGTGCGCAGCACGCCCAGGGCGTCGGCACGGTAGACCTGGTCGGCGCTGAAGTTCTCCCACACCCGGCCCAGTACCTCCACCGCGCCTTCAAAGCGGTCGGCATGGCAGGCCAGCGCGGCGGCATTGATGGCGCCGGCCGAGGTGCCGGTGATCACGCCGAAGGGGTTGGACAGCCGGGCGCGGTGGCCCAGGCGTTCGCGCCGCAGCCGTGCAATGGCGCGCAGCACGCCCACCTGGTAGGCGGCACGCGCGCCACCACCACTGAGCACCAGGCCGGTGAGCGGGGTTTCGACCATGCGCCTGACTGTATCCCGCGGCATTGCGCCAGGTGAGGGCGTATTGCATGCCTGGCGCGGCGGCGAGACGGCATCGGGCCGTTGGCCAGGGCGTCCGCACCGCCGCCAGGCGGGGGGCGCTTGTTCGTGAGCCCGGGGGGCAGCGGTCAGTAGGTTTCGAGCTGCAGCCGGCCTTCGCGCTGCAGCGTGGCGCCCACCGTGTCCCAGTCGAGCCCGGCGCCGCTGGCGATGTCGCGCAGCGCCAGCACCACGCCTTCTTCCATGGCCTTCAGGCCGCAGACGTAGAAGTGCGCGTTGGCGTCGGCCAGCAGCACGGCCAGGTCGGCGGCGCGCTCGCGCAGCGCGTCCTGCACGTACTTGCGCGGCTGCCCGGGCGTGCGGCTGAAGGCCAGGTGGATGTCGATGAAATCTTTGGGCAGGCTTTGCAGCGGGCCGAAGTAGGGCAGCTCCTCCTTGCTGCGCGCACCGAAGAACAGCATCAGCCGGCCGCCTTCGAACTGGCCGCTGCTGCGCTGCCGCCGCCGCCACTCGGTCATCGCCCGCATCGGCGCGCTGCCGGTGCCGGTGCAGATCATCACGATGTGGCTTCTGGGGTGGTTGGGCATCAGGAAGCTGCTGCCGAAGGGCCCGATCACCTGCACCGTGTCGCCCAGCTGCAGGTCGCACACGTAGTTGCTGGCCACGCCGCGCACCGGGCGGCCCTGGTGATCCTCGAGCACGCGCTTGACGGTGAGCGACAGGTTGTTGTGCCCCGGCCGCTCGCCATTGCGCGGGCTGGCCACGCTGTACTGGCGCGCATGGTGCGGCCGGCCGCTGGCGTCGCTGCCCGGCGGCACGATGCCGATGCTCTGACCCTCCAGCACCGGAAAGGGCATGGCGCCGAAATCGAGCACGATGTGGTGCGTGTCGTACTCGGTGCCGACCTCGGTGACGCGCAGGTTGCCCACCACGGTGGCGGTGACGAAGGGCTGCGCCGCGGGGTGGCGCAGGTTCGGGCCGTAGAGGTTGGTGTACGGGTGCGCGGCGCTCCAGGGCGGCAGGGTGGCGCCGTAGCGGCCGGCCTGGAAGGCGGGCTGGCCGGCGGTGTCGGCGGCCTGCCGTGCCGGTGCTTCAGCCACCACCGCATCGGACTCATCGGCACCGGCTTCGGCCAGCTGCTCGCTGCTCAGCTCGGCCGGCAGGGTGTCCCAGCCCAGCTGTTCGTCGAGCGTGTAGGCACGCGTCTGGGGCACACGCCGGTAGTTGTCGATCGAGCCGGTGGGGCAGGGCGAGATGCAGGCGTTGCACCAGTTGCAGAGGCTGGCATCGACCACGTAGTTGCGGCTGTCGTGCGTGATCGCGCCGACCGGGCACATGGTCTCGCAGGTGTTGCAGCGGATGCAGATCTCGGGGTCGATCAGGTGCTGCCGAACGATGAGCCCCCACGCTCCCTCCGGTCGCTGCCCCCCGAGGGGGCTCGGGCTGTGGACCGGCAGAGCCGGATCCACGCCCGCCCTGGGTTCAATGCTTGCGTCTGCCACGGTCGTCACGCGAATCGCACGTACTCAAAATTCACCGGCTGGCGGTTGATGCCGAGCGCCGGCGGCGCGATCCAGTTGGCAAAGCGGCCGGGCTCGACCACGCGGCCCATCAGGCTGGCCACGAAGGCGCGGTCGGCATCGCTGGGCAGCCAGTCGTTGACCTTGGCCTGCCATTCGGCCTCGCTGATCACGCGGCCCTCGGGCGCCACCTTCACGCCCGACAGCGTGCCGATCTGGCGGTGGAAGGCCTTGTGCGGCACCTTCAGCTTGAAGGGGATGCCGGCCTTCTCGATGACCTTGTTCCAGCGCTCGACGCCGCCGATCGAATCCTTGATGTAGTCGTCGCGCAGCACCTCGTTCAAGGCATTGAGCATCGGCACTTCCTTCTCGACCAGTTGCCCGCCCTGCACCTCGAGCACGCGGTAGCTGCTGCCCTTCAGGATGTGGTCATCCATGCGCTTGCCCTCCTCGTAGCGACCCTTCAGGCCCGACGAGTAGAAGGTGGCGGCATTGCTCGATTGATCGGCGCCGAACAGGTCGATGGTGACGCTGAAGTGGAAGTTCAGGTAGCGCTGCAGCGTGGGCAGGTCGATCACGCCGGCGGCGCGCAGCTTGGCCGGATCGTCGGTCTTCAGCTCGTTCATGGCCTGGCAGGTGCGCTGGATCACCCGGCTCACGCCCGACTCGCCCACGAACATGTGGTGCGCCTCTTCGGTGAGCATGAACTTGGTGGTGCGGGCCAGCGGGTCGAAGGCGCTTTCGGCCAGCGCACAGAGCTGGAACTTGCCGTCGCGGTCGGTGAAGTAGGTGAACATGAAGAAGCTCAGCCAGTCGGGCGTCTTCTCGTTGAAGGCGCCCAGGATGCGCGGGTTGTCCTGGTCACCCGAGCGGCGCTCGAGCAGGGCCTCGCCCTCTTCGCGGCCATCGCGGCCGAAGTACTTGTGCAGCAGGTAGACCATGGCCCACAGGTGGCGGCCCTCTTCCACGTTCACCTGGAACAGGTTGCGCAGGTCGTACTGGCTGGGCGCGGTGAGGCCCAGGTGGCGCTGCTGCTCCACGCTGGCCGGCTCGGTGTCGCCTTGCGTCACGATGATGCGGCGCAGGTTGGCGCGGTGCTCGCCCGGCACCTCCTGCCAGGCGTCTTCACCGAGGTGGTCGCCGAAGTGGATCTTGCGGTTCTGCTCGGCCGGGTTCAGGAAGATGCCCCAGCGGTAGTCGGGCATCTTCACGTGGCCGAACTGCGCCCAGCCCTGCGGATCGACGCTGATCGCGGTGCGCAGGTAGACATCGAAGTTCTGGCTGCCATCGGGCCCCATGTCGCCCCACCAGTTCAGGTAGTTGGGCTGCCACTGCTCGAGCGCGCGCTGCAGCGTGCGGTCCTCGGCCAGGTTGACGTTGTTGGGGATCTTCTCGCTGTAGTTGATGCTGCTCACGGAAATCTCCTGTCAGACAGTGACGTGGTCGGAATATTCAGCACGGTTTGATGGTTCAGCCGCCGTAGCGAGCGGGTCGAGCTGGCGTCGAGCAGCGCAGCCGTACACCCGTACGGCGAGCAGCGCAGGCGCGAGATCGGTTCGCGCAGCAGGCGGATGAGCCATCAAACACGATGCCAGTCGAACTGGGCCTTGTCGCCCTTGCCGTAGACCTTGAGGGCCCCCTTCTCGCCCACCGCGTTGGGCCGCTGGAAGATCCAGTTCTGCCAGGCGGTGAGGCGGCC
This portion of the Aquabacterium sp. OR-4 genome encodes:
- a CDS encoding serine/threonine-protein kinase, giving the protein MSNTPPDPSRPSAPTQVDPFMQRPLDAGGSSGNALPVGTYLGEFELLGVVGEGGFGIVYRAWDHSLKRQVAVKEYMPSAIALRVGSGAQVQVKSERHAETFDAGLKSFVKEAQMLAQFDHPALVKVYRFWEANGSAYMVMPFYEGVTLRDLLRTRSERPDEATILGWIGPVADALAVIHAEQWYHRDIAPDNIMLLAGTGRPLLLDFGAARRVIGDMTQALTVILKPGYAPVEQYAEVPGMKQGPWTDVYALAAVAHFAVRGRTPPPSVGRLLNDSYEALAGAASGLAGRFSERFLAAIDRALAVRPDQRTPDVGTFKRELGLGEAPVAPMAAAATALPPGHAARGSDGGAASGLGVPLPGVATGMPTQAALAPTVAAGPVTALPPTVVMQTPPPAHAAARPGGQAAAEPEPAPGRAAARLPVAGLAAAALLLAAGGAWWALRPAAPVAGGAVAVPASTAGPAQAAPVAPPGATAAGAESTAAATNATNPANSANAGQAANAAPAAAGFDIAAEFARVMQAQTPGYGLDVSLEKSSLRIDRDKLSFTVRSLQEGHVYVFYNGADGQLQQLYPNGLTPAPRIAKGGTLKLPQGRLDFNVAGPAGVSRLLVMVSRWPRDHGEYGPREDNGFRSFPTGAAAAAKQAAHRGPLPLLAGNAQCPPGGTCEDAFGAAMTTFDVVP
- a CDS encoding DUF805 domain-containing protein — protein: MDWFVHSLQRYAVFHGRAARREYGFFLLFYLLISAFLTAIDGITGQLDASTGMGLFSSLFSLAVLLPALGVAVRRLHDTGRSGWWLLLGLVPVLGTAVLLLFALQRGQAGPNAHGPAPPSLR
- a CDS encoding patatin-like phospholipase family protein — translated: MVETPLTGLVLSGGGARAAYQVGVLRAIARLRRERLGHRARLSNPFGVITGTSAGAINAAALACHADRFEGAVEVLGRVWENFSADQVYRADALGVLRTGARWLTMLSAGWLIARFRKLRPRSLLDNAPLGELLQQAVPLHRLPMLLQQRQLHALAVTASSYSTGEHVTFYSAAQPIEPWLRSQRIALPTEQIGIEHLLASSAIPFIFPAARVAGPGGHAGWYGDGSMRQSAPLSPAIHLGAERLLIIGAGRMHEPPAQAPRHPDADYPSLAQIAGHAMSSIFLDALTVDIERMQRINRTLALLPDSVRQDTPLRPLESLVISPSQRIDDIATRHLDNLPTPVRALLRGVGVGGVGPDARGAALASYLLFEAPFTKELMALGEADTLARADEVYQFFAWPVQRPSRPPEPATPAAAWAQVTAPLPVISAPPDIELP
- the boxA gene encoding benzoyl-CoA 2,3-epoxidase subunit BoxA; amino-acid sequence: MVRQHLIDPEICIRCNTCETMCPVGAITHDSRNYVVDASLCNWCNACISPCPTGSIDNYRRVPQTRAYTLDEQLGWDTLPAELSSEQLAEAGADESDAVVAEAPARQAADTAGQPAFQAGRYGATLPPWSAAHPYTNLYGPNLRHPAAQPFVTATVVGNLRVTEVGTEYDTHHIVLDFGAMPFPVLEGQSIGIVPPGSDASGRPHHARQYSVASPRNGERPGHNNLSLTVKRVLEDHQGRPVRGVASNYVCDLQLGDTVQVIGPFGSSFLMPNHPRSHIVMICTGTGSAPMRAMTEWRRRQRSSGQFEGGRLMLFFGARSKEELPYFGPLQSLPKDFIDIHLAFSRTPGQPRKYVQDALRERAADLAVLLADANAHFYVCGLKAMEEGVVLALRDIASGAGLDWDTVGATLQREGRLQLETY
- the boxB gene encoding benzoyl-CoA 2,3-epoxidase subunit BoxB — its product is MSSINYSEKIPNNVNLAEDRTLQRALEQWQPNYLNWWGDMGPDGSQNFDVYLRTAISVDPQGWAQFGHVKMPDYRWGIFLNPAEQNRKIHFGDHLGEDAWQEVPGEHRANLRRIIVTQGDTEPASVEQQRHLGLTAPSQYDLRNLFQVNVEEGRHLWAMVYLLHKYFGRDGREEGEALLERRSGDQDNPRILGAFNEKTPDWLSFFMFTYFTDRDGKFQLCALAESAFDPLARTTKFMLTEEAHHMFVGESGVSRVIQRTCQAMNELKTDDPAKLRAAGVIDLPTLQRYLNFHFSVTIDLFGADQSSNAATFYSSGLKGRYEEGKRMDDHILKGSSYRVLEVQGGQLVEKEVPMLNALNEVLRDDYIKDSIGGVERWNKVIEKAGIPFKLKVPHKAFHRQIGTLSGVKVAPEGRVISEAEWQAKVNDWLPSDADRAFVASLMGRVVEPGRFANWIAPPALGINRQPVNFEYVRFA